One region of Acropora muricata isolate sample 2 chromosome 13, ASM3666990v1, whole genome shotgun sequence genomic DNA includes:
- the LOC136896816 gene encoding uncharacterized protein — protein MLKRAQQRHERQLVGPNESRRKSSVNVNSDERSILTRSQTSPFSKDVCFFCDCEAGYRETLVNARTFGAGESLRKAISLSHNDKLTVKMNTALAPNDAHSIDIKYHKNCWSKNVSNVLRKSSSSGETNSISACEIAAKIEFLTMIEIALHNGKIATMSELQSAFESILEENNVPDASCKRKVLKQLLQKEGKREKDQRRSDTVSGGTGCNWR, from the exons ATGTTGAAAAGAGCTCAGCAAAGGCACGAGAGACAGTTAGTTGGCCCAAACGAGTCGAGAAGAAAATCCAGTGTGAATGTTAATAGTGATGAGCGTTCCATACTTACAAGATCACAGACATCTCCTTTTAGCAaggatgtttgttttttctgtgACTGCGAAGCGGGATATAGAGAAACACTTGTTAATGCAAGGACTTTTGGTGCAGGCGAATCGCTACGCAAAGCTATTAGTTTATCGCATAATGACAAACTTACCGTTAAGATGAACACCGCACTTGCTCCTAATGATGCACACTCTATTGACATTAAATACCATAAGAATTGTTGGTCGAAAAATGTAAGCAATGTTTTACGCAAGTCCTCATCTTCTGGTGAAACCAACTCTATATCAGCGTGCGAAATTGCTGCTAAAATCGAATTTTTGACTATGATTGAGATAGCTTTACACAATGGTAAAATTGCCACAATGTCTGAATTACAATCGGCATTTGAAAGCATCCTAGAGGAGAACAATGTTCCTGATGCAAGCTGTAAACGTAAAGTGCTAAAACAACTTCTGCAGAAGGAA GGTAAGCGCGAAAAAGACCAGAGACGAAGCGATACAGTTAGCGGAGGAACAGGGTGTAATTGGAGATAG